One Fusobacterium nucleatum genomic window carries:
- a CDS encoding YhcH/YjgK/YiaL family protein produces the protein MIYAELKDIKIYKGINKNLDKAIDFITEKKYLNPSFGKNIIEGDTIYFNCPEKPMTRENTGLELEYHKRYVDIHIVLEGEEAIAYSPFEDCVETKSFNTEEDYALMKGKTQVELIMNTKNFLIIFPEEPHLALLKVDTPKEIKKIIFKVEI, from the coding sequence ATGATTTATGCAGAACTGAAAGATATAAAAATTTATAAAGGTATTAATAAAAATTTGGATAAAGCAATAGATTTTATTACTGAGAAAAAATATTTGAATCCAAGTTTTGGGAAAAATATTATAGAAGGAGATACTATCTATTTTAATTGCCCTGAAAAGCCTATGACAAGAGAAAATACAGGTTTAGAATTAGAATATCATAAAAGATATGTAGACATCCATATTGTTCTTGAAGGAGAAGAAGCTATTGCATACAGCCCATTTGAAGATTGTGTAGAAACTAAAAGTTTTAATACTGAAGAAGATTATGCACTTATGAAAGGAAAAACACAAGTTGAATTAATAATGAATACTAAAAATTTTTTAATTATTTTTCCTGAGGAACCACATTTAGCACTTTTAAAGGTTGATACACCAAAGGAAATAAAAAAAATAATATTTAAAGTTGAAATATAA